Genomic segment of Arthrobacter antioxidans:
CGAGCTCTTCGCCGGCAGCCCGGACGACAACAACGCCACGTTCTTCTGGGACGGCGCCATGAAGACCCTCCAGCCCTACCTGGACAGCGGTGTGCTGCGTGTGCCCAGCGGTCAGACCGACTTCGAGCAGGCAGCGATCCTCCGCTGGCTCCCCGACACCGCGCAGGACCGCATGGAGGACCTCCTCACGGTCGGCGGCGGCGAGCGCCTCGAGGGCGTCCTCTCGCCCTACGACGGCCTGTCGATCGGCATCATCTCGGCCCTGACCTCCGGCGGTTACTCCGCGGACGAGCTGCCCGTCGTCACCGGCCAGGACGCCGAGGTCGGCTCGATGAAGTCCATCATCGCCGGCGAGCAGTACTCGACGATCTTCAAGGACGTGCGCGAGCTCGGCAAGCAGGCCGTGACCATGGTGGACGCCCTCATGAAGGGCGAGGAGCCCGAGGTGAACGACACCGAGACGTACGACAACGGGGTCAAGGTAGTCCCCTCCTACCTGCTCGAGTCCGAGATCGTCACGGTGGACAACTACGAGGCCGCCCTCGTGGAGACCGGCTACTACACCGAGGACGAGCTCAAGTAGGCGTCCGGCAGCATTCCTGACCCCGTGGCTCCGGACCGTCCTGGTCCGGAGCCACGGGTCCCCTCGCCCGGCCGTAGCCGGGACTTCCACACGAGTAAGCGAGGCCTGACCATGGTGGAGAACATCCTCAGGATGCACCGCATCACCAAGACCTTCCCGGGCGTGAAGGCACTGCAGGACGTCGACCTGGACGTCGCGCGCGGAGAAGTCCACGCGATCTGCGGGGAGAACGGGGCCGGGAAATCGACCCTCATGAAAGTACTGTCCGGGGTCTACCCGCACGGCACGTACGAGGGTGACATCGAGTTCGAGGACGCCGTCGTGGAGTTCAGGGACATCCGCGACAGCGAACGCGCCGGCGTCGTCATCATCCACCAGGAACTCGCCCTCTCCCCCTTCCTGTCCGTCGCCGAGAACATCTTCCTCGGCAACGAACGCGAGAAGCGCGGCTTCATCGACTGGAACGAGACCAACGTGGAGGCGGGAAAGCTCCTGCGCCGTGTGGGCCTCGACCTGAACCCCGTGGTCAGGGCCGGCGACATCGGTGTGGGCAAGCAGCAGCTCGTCGAGATCGCCAAGGCGCTGTCGAAGAACGTCAAGCTGCTCATCCTCGACGAACCCACGGCGGCGCTCAACGACGAGGACTCCCGGCACCTCCTCGGGCTCGTCAAGGGGCTCCGGGCCGAGGGCATCACCTGCATCATCATCAGTCACAAGCTCAACGAGATCCGCGAGATCGCCGACTCCGTGACCATCCTCCGCGACGGGCGCACCATCGAGACGCTCAGCCTGCATGACGGCTCCGTTTCCGAGGAGCGGATCATCCGGGGCATGGTCGGGCGTGACATGGAGAGCCGCTACCCGGACCGCATGCCGGTCATCGGCGAGGAGGTCCTCCGCGTCGAGGACTGGACGGTGCGCCACCCCCAGGAGAGCAGCCGGGTGATCGTCGACGCAGCGAACCTCTCCGTCCGTGCCGGCGAGGTGGTCGGCATCGCGGGCCTCATGGGCGCGGGGCGCACAGAGCTGGCCATGAGCATCTTCGGCAGGAGCTACGGCTCCCACATCACGGGCACGCTCTACAAGAACGGTTCGCCGATCACCGCGCGCACGGTCGGGGAGGCGATCCGGCACGGCATCGCGTATGCAACGGAGGACCGGAAACGGTACGGCCTGAACCTGATCGACGACATCAAGCGCAACATCTCCGGCGCCGCCCTGGGAAAGCTCGCGAAGCGCGGCTGGGTGGACAGCGGCAGGGAGGCCGTCGTCGCCGGCGACTACCGGCGGTCCATGAACATCAAGGCGCCGTCCGTCACCTCCATCACCGGCAAGCTTTCCGGTGGCAACCAGCAGAAGGTGGTGCTCTCCAAGTGGATGTTCTCGGACCCCGACGTCCTCATCCTCGACGAGCCCACCCGCGGGATCGACGTCGGCGCGAAGTACGAGATCTACACGATCATCAACCGCCTGGCCGCCGAGGGGAAGGCGATCATCGTCATCTCCTCCGAACTCCCCGAGCTCCTCGGCATCTGCGACCGCATCTACACCCTCGCGGAGGGGCGCATCACCGCCGAGGTGCCCATCGACCAGGCGACACCGGAACTCCTCATGCAACACATGACCAAGGAAAAGGACTGACTCCATGGCTACCACCGTCAAGGACGCCGCCGTCGCGACGCCGCCGCCTCCCGTCAAGCACGGGATCTCCTTCCTGACGAGCAGGCTGCGGCAGATCGGCATCTTCGTCGCCCTGCTCGTGATCGTGACCCTCTTCCAGGTGCTGACCGGCGGCGCCCTCCTGCAGCCGGACAACGTCTCGAACATCATCGTGCAGAACAGCTACATCCTCCTGCTGGCCATCGGTATGGTCATGATCATCGTTGCCGGGCACATCGACCTGTCCGTCGGCTCCGTGGCGGCCTT
This window contains:
- the chvE gene encoding multiple monosaccharide ABC transporter substrate-binding protein, which produces MNRKYLAGIAAASILTLSLTACGGSRGGGDDAAAGDGSNEGAKIGVAMPTQQSERWIADGENVKSQLEDLGYEVDLQFANDDIPTQVSQIENMINGGVKALVIASIDGTTLTSVLDQAESQDIPVIAYDRLINESETVDYYTTFDNEEVGVQQATSLLTGLGILDAEGNETGEEGPFDVELFAGSPDDNNATFFWDGAMKTLQPYLDSGVLRVPSGQTDFEQAAILRWLPDTAQDRMEDLLTVGGGERLEGVLSPYDGLSIGIISALTSGGYSADELPVVTGQDAEVGSMKSIIAGEQYSTIFKDVRELGKQAVTMVDALMKGEEPEVNDTETYDNGVKVVPSYLLESEIVTVDNYEAALVETGYYTEDELK
- the mmsA gene encoding multiple monosaccharide ABC transporter ATP-binding protein — translated: MVENILRMHRITKTFPGVKALQDVDLDVARGEVHAICGENGAGKSTLMKVLSGVYPHGTYEGDIEFEDAVVEFRDIRDSERAGVVIIHQELALSPFLSVAENIFLGNEREKRGFIDWNETNVEAGKLLRRVGLDLNPVVRAGDIGVGKQQLVEIAKALSKNVKLLILDEPTAALNDEDSRHLLGLVKGLRAEGITCIIISHKLNEIREIADSVTILRDGRTIETLSLHDGSVSEERIIRGMVGRDMESRYPDRMPVIGEEVLRVEDWTVRHPQESSRVIVDAANLSVRAGEVVGIAGLMGAGRTELAMSIFGRSYGSHITGTLYKNGSPITARTVGEAIRHGIAYATEDRKRYGLNLIDDIKRNISGAALGKLAKRGWVDSGREAVVAGDYRRSMNIKAPSVTSITGKLSGGNQQKVVLSKWMFSDPDVLILDEPTRGIDVGAKYEIYTIINRLAAEGKAIIVISSELPELLGICDRIYTLAEGRITAEVPIDQATPELLMQHMTKEKD